The following coding sequences are from one Dermacentor andersoni chromosome 5, qqDerAnde1_hic_scaffold, whole genome shotgun sequence window:
- the LOC126531396 gene encoding ras-related protein Rab-8A-like isoform X8 encodes MAKSYDFLFKLLLIGDSGVGKTSILFRFSDNKFDGSFISTIGIDFKIRIIEIDGKKIKLQIWDTAGQERFRTITTAYYRGAMGIMLVYDVTKEATFENIKTWIRNTDEHAAADVEKMILGNKCDMNELRQVSKERGEKLAIEHNIKFMETSAVSSINVEDAFYTLARDIKEKMERKVKDCRFEGGAT; translated from the exons ATGGCGAAATCGTACGATTTTTTGTTTAAGTTGCTTCTCATAGGAGATTCCGGAGTCGGCAAAACGTCTATTTTGTTCAGGTTTTCCGACAACAAGTTCGACGGAAGCTTCATATCGACAATAG GAATCGATTTTAAGATACGGATTATCGAAATTGACGGGAAGAAAATCAAGCTGCAAATATG GGACACGGCTGGTCAGGAGCGCTTCCGCACGATAACGACTGCCTACTACAGGGGGGCAATG GGAATCATGCTCGTTTACGATGTCACAAAGGAAGCCACATTCGAAAACATAAAGACGTGGATCAGGAACACAGACGAG CATGCGGCGGCAGACGTTGAAAAGATGATTCTTGGAAACAAGTGTGACATGAACGAACTCAGACAAGTTTCGAAAGAGCGTGGAGAAAAG TTGGCAATAGAACACAACATCAAGTTCATGGAGACCAGTGCTGTGTCATCAATCAATGTGGAGGACGCCTTCTACACACTTGCAAGAGACATCAAAGAAAAAATGGAGCGAAAGGTG
- the LOC126531396 gene encoding ras-related protein Rab-8A-like isoform X6, whose product MAKSYDFLFKLLLIGDSGVGKTSILFRFSDNKFDGSFISTIGIDFKIRIIEIDGKKIKLQIWDTAGQERFRTITTAYYRGAMGIMLVYDVTKEATFENIKTWIRNTDEHAAADVEKMILGNKCDMNELRQVSKERGEKLAIEHNIKFMETSAVSSINVEDAFYTLARDIKEKMERKVVRLDHLNMAGLQICIPLLEV is encoded by the exons ATGGCGAAATCGTACGATTTTTTGTTTAAGTTGCTTCTCATAGGAGATTCCGGAGTCGGCAAAACGTCTATTTTGTTCAGGTTTTCCGACAACAAGTTCGACGGAAGCTTCATATCGACAATAG GAATCGATTTTAAGATACGGATTATCGAAATTGACGGGAAGAAAATCAAGCTGCAAATATG GGACACGGCTGGTCAGGAGCGCTTCCGCACGATAACGACTGCCTACTACAGGGGGGCAATG GGAATCATGCTCGTTTACGATGTCACAAAGGAAGCCACATTCGAAAACATAAAGACGTGGATCAGGAACACAGACGAG CATGCGGCGGCAGACGTTGAAAAGATGATTCTTGGAAACAAGTGTGACATGAACGAACTCAGACAAGTTTCGAAAGAGCGTGGAGAAAAG TTGGCAATAGAACACAACATCAAGTTCATGGAGACCAGTGCTGTGTCATCAATCAATGTGGAGGACGCCTTCTACACACTTGCAAGAGACATCAAAGAAAAAATGGAGCGAAAGGTG gtacgccTAGATCACCTGAACATGGCAGGCTTGCAGATTTGCATACCTCTCTTGGAAGTCTGA
- the LOC126531396 gene encoding ras-related protein Rab-8B-like isoform X4, which yields MAKSYDFLFKLLLIGDSGVGKTSILFRFSDNKFDGSFISTIGIDFKIRIIEIDGKKIKLQIWDTAGQERFRTITTAYYRGAMGIMLVYDVTKEATFENIKTWIRNTDEHAAADVEKMILGNKCDMNELRQVSKERGEKLAIEHNIKFMETSAVSSINVEDAFYTLARDIKEKMERKVAARAQPKPAGPHLHSAEPVRKRTRFTCTLL from the exons ATGGCGAAATCGTACGATTTTTTGTTTAAGTTGCTTCTCATAGGAGATTCCGGAGTCGGCAAAACGTCTATTTTGTTCAGGTTTTCCGACAACAAGTTCGACGGAAGCTTCATATCGACAATAG GAATCGATTTTAAGATACGGATTATCGAAATTGACGGGAAGAAAATCAAGCTGCAAATATG GGACACGGCTGGTCAGGAGCGCTTCCGCACGATAACGACTGCCTACTACAGGGGGGCAATG GGAATCATGCTCGTTTACGATGTCACAAAGGAAGCCACATTCGAAAACATAAAGACGTGGATCAGGAACACAGACGAG CATGCGGCGGCAGACGTTGAAAAGATGATTCTTGGAAACAAGTGTGACATGAACGAACTCAGACAAGTTTCGAAAGAGCGTGGAGAAAAG TTGGCAATAGAACACAACATCAAGTTCATGGAGACCAGTGCTGTGTCATCAATCAATGTGGAGGACGCCTTCTACACACTTGCAAGAGACATCAAAGAAAAAATGGAGCGAAAGGTG GCGGCTCGGGCGCAGCCAAAGCCAGCAGGCCCTCACCTACACTCTGCTGAGCCCGTGCGAAAGAGGACCCGGTTCACGTGCACTCTCCTATGA
- the LOC126531396 gene encoding ras-related protein Rab-8A-like isoform X1 → MAKSYDFLFKLLLIGDSGVGKTSILFRFSDNKFDGSFISTIGIDFKIRIIEIDGKKIKLQIWDTAGQERFRTITTAYYRGAMGIMLVYDVTKEATFENIKTWIRNTDEHAAADVEKMILGNKCDMNELRQVSKERGEKLAIEHNIKFMETSAVSSINVEDAFYTLARDIKEKMERKVALFFNTNFKGWLQVHCGKKIKEIKEQQGIAIGTAPRNEESKRCAIYISFITGALFEDVCGNVFIERCNTYCSVF, encoded by the exons ATGGCGAAATCGTACGATTTTTTGTTTAAGTTGCTTCTCATAGGAGATTCCGGAGTCGGCAAAACGTCTATTTTGTTCAGGTTTTCCGACAACAAGTTCGACGGAAGCTTCATATCGACAATAG GAATCGATTTTAAGATACGGATTATCGAAATTGACGGGAAGAAAATCAAGCTGCAAATATG GGACACGGCTGGTCAGGAGCGCTTCCGCACGATAACGACTGCCTACTACAGGGGGGCAATG GGAATCATGCTCGTTTACGATGTCACAAAGGAAGCCACATTCGAAAACATAAAGACGTGGATCAGGAACACAGACGAG CATGCGGCGGCAGACGTTGAAAAGATGATTCTTGGAAACAAGTGTGACATGAACGAACTCAGACAAGTTTCGAAAGAGCGTGGAGAAAAG TTGGCAATAGAACACAACATCAAGTTCATGGAGACCAGTGCTGTGTCATCAATCAATGTGGAGGACGCCTTCTACACACTTGCAAGAGACATCAAAGAAAAAATGGAGCGAAAGGTG GCACTTTTCTTCAATACCAACTTCAAAGGGTGGCTACAAGTGCATTGTggaaaaaagataaaagaaataaaggagcAACAGGGCATTGCTATTGGTACTGCCCCGAGGAATGAGGAAAGTAAACGGTGTGCaatttatatttcttttattaCTGGAGCCCTTTTCGAAGATGTCTGTGGGAATGTATTCATTGAAAGGTGTAATACTTATTGCAGTGTGTTCTGA
- the LOC126531396 gene encoding ras-related protein Rab-8A-like isoform X10: MAKSYDFLFKLLLIGDSGVGKTSILFRFSDNKFDGSFISTIGIDFKIRIIEIDGKKIKLQIWDTAGQERFRTITTAYYRGAMGIMLVYDVTKEATFENIKTWIRNTDEHAAADVEKMILGNKCDMNELRQVSKERGEKLAIEHNIKFMETSAVSSINVEDAFYTLARDIKEKMERKVMQVLYNK; encoded by the exons ATGGCGAAATCGTACGATTTTTTGTTTAAGTTGCTTCTCATAGGAGATTCCGGAGTCGGCAAAACGTCTATTTTGTTCAGGTTTTCCGACAACAAGTTCGACGGAAGCTTCATATCGACAATAG GAATCGATTTTAAGATACGGATTATCGAAATTGACGGGAAGAAAATCAAGCTGCAAATATG GGACACGGCTGGTCAGGAGCGCTTCCGCACGATAACGACTGCCTACTACAGGGGGGCAATG GGAATCATGCTCGTTTACGATGTCACAAAGGAAGCCACATTCGAAAACATAAAGACGTGGATCAGGAACACAGACGAG CATGCGGCGGCAGACGTTGAAAAGATGATTCTTGGAAACAAGTGTGACATGAACGAACTCAGACAAGTTTCGAAAGAGCGTGGAGAAAAG TTGGCAATAGAACACAACATCAAGTTCATGGAGACCAGTGCTGTGTCATCAATCAATGTGGAGGACGCCTTCTACACACTTGCAAGAGACATCAAAGAAAAAATGGAGCGAAAGGTG
- the RpS27 gene encoding small ribosomal subunit protein eS27, producing MPLAKDLLNPSPEEERRKCKLKRLVQHPKSFFMDVKCPGCYKITTVFSHAQTVVLCVGCSTVLCQPTGGRARLTEGCSFRKKQH from the exons ATGCCT CTCGCTAAGGACTTGCTGAATCCCTCGCCTGAGGAGGAGCGCAGGAAGTGCAAGCTAAAGCGGTTGGTCCAGCATCCGAAGTCATTCTTCATGGACGTTAAATGCCCCG GATGCTACAAGATCACTACAGTGTTCAGCCATGCCCAGACAGTAGTACTGTGTGTTGGGTGCTCCACAGTTCTTTGCCAGCCAACAGGAGGTCGGGCTAGGCTAACTGAAG gatGCTCGTTCAGGAAAAAGCAGCACTAG
- the LOC126531396 gene encoding ras-related protein Rab-8A-like isoform X5 gives MAKSYDFLFKLLLIGDSGVGKTSILFRFSDNKFDGSFISTIGIDFKIRIIEIDGKKIKLQIWDTAGQERFRTITTAYYRGAMGIMLVYDVTKEATFENIKTWIRNTDEHAAADVEKMILGNKCDMNELRQVSKERGEKLAIEHNIKFMETSAVSSINVEDAFYTLARDIKEKMERKAARAQPKPAGPHLHSAEPVRKRTRFTCTLL, from the exons ATGGCGAAATCGTACGATTTTTTGTTTAAGTTGCTTCTCATAGGAGATTCCGGAGTCGGCAAAACGTCTATTTTGTTCAGGTTTTCCGACAACAAGTTCGACGGAAGCTTCATATCGACAATAG GAATCGATTTTAAGATACGGATTATCGAAATTGACGGGAAGAAAATCAAGCTGCAAATATG GGACACGGCTGGTCAGGAGCGCTTCCGCACGATAACGACTGCCTACTACAGGGGGGCAATG GGAATCATGCTCGTTTACGATGTCACAAAGGAAGCCACATTCGAAAACATAAAGACGTGGATCAGGAACACAGACGAG CATGCGGCGGCAGACGTTGAAAAGATGATTCTTGGAAACAAGTGTGACATGAACGAACTCAGACAAGTTTCGAAAGAGCGTGGAGAAAAG TTGGCAATAGAACACAACATCAAGTTCATGGAGACCAGTGCTGTGTCATCAATCAATGTGGAGGACGCCTTCTACACACTTGCAAGAGACATCAAAGAAAAAATGGAGCGAAAG GCGGCTCGGGCGCAGCCAAAGCCAGCAGGCCCTCACCTACACTCTGCTGAGCCCGTGCGAAAGAGGACCCGGTTCACGTGCACTCTCCTATGA
- the LOC126531396 gene encoding ras-related protein Rab-8A-like isoform X9 yields MAKSYDFLFKLLLIGDSGVGKTSILFRFSDNKFDGSFISTIGIDFKIRIIEIDGKKIKLQIWDTAGQERFRTITTAYYRGAMGIMLVYDVTKEATFENIKTWIRNTDEHAAADVEKMILGNKCDMNELRQVSKERGEKLAIEHNIKFMETSAVSSINVEDAFYTLARDIKEKMERKLPKQGCFPSAH; encoded by the exons ATGGCGAAATCGTACGATTTTTTGTTTAAGTTGCTTCTCATAGGAGATTCCGGAGTCGGCAAAACGTCTATTTTGTTCAGGTTTTCCGACAACAAGTTCGACGGAAGCTTCATATCGACAATAG GAATCGATTTTAAGATACGGATTATCGAAATTGACGGGAAGAAAATCAAGCTGCAAATATG GGACACGGCTGGTCAGGAGCGCTTCCGCACGATAACGACTGCCTACTACAGGGGGGCAATG GGAATCATGCTCGTTTACGATGTCACAAAGGAAGCCACATTCGAAAACATAAAGACGTGGATCAGGAACACAGACGAG CATGCGGCGGCAGACGTTGAAAAGATGATTCTTGGAAACAAGTGTGACATGAACGAACTCAGACAAGTTTCGAAAGAGCGTGGAGAAAAG TTGGCAATAGAACACAACATCAAGTTCATGGAGACCAGTGCTGTGTCATCAATCAATGTGGAGGACGCCTTCTACACACTTGCAAGAGACATCAAAGAAAAAATGGAGCGAAAG
- the LOC126531396 gene encoding ras-related protein Rab-8A-like isoform X7 has protein sequence MAKSYDFLFKLLLIGDSGVGKTSILFRFSDNKFDGSFISTIGIDFKIRIIEIDGKKIKLQIWDTAGQERFRTITTAYYRGAMGIMLVYDVTKEATFENIKTWIRNTDEHAAADVEKMILGNKCDMNELRQVSKERGEKLAIEHNIKFMETSAVSSINVEDAFYTLARDIKEKMERKVLPKQGCFPSAH, from the exons ATGGCGAAATCGTACGATTTTTTGTTTAAGTTGCTTCTCATAGGAGATTCCGGAGTCGGCAAAACGTCTATTTTGTTCAGGTTTTCCGACAACAAGTTCGACGGAAGCTTCATATCGACAATAG GAATCGATTTTAAGATACGGATTATCGAAATTGACGGGAAGAAAATCAAGCTGCAAATATG GGACACGGCTGGTCAGGAGCGCTTCCGCACGATAACGACTGCCTACTACAGGGGGGCAATG GGAATCATGCTCGTTTACGATGTCACAAAGGAAGCCACATTCGAAAACATAAAGACGTGGATCAGGAACACAGACGAG CATGCGGCGGCAGACGTTGAAAAGATGATTCTTGGAAACAAGTGTGACATGAACGAACTCAGACAAGTTTCGAAAGAGCGTGGAGAAAAG TTGGCAATAGAACACAACATCAAGTTCATGGAGACCAGTGCTGTGTCATCAATCAATGTGGAGGACGCCTTCTACACACTTGCAAGAGACATCAAAGAAAAAATGGAGCGAAAGGTG
- the LOC126531396 gene encoding ras-related protein Rab-8A-like isoform X3: MAKSYDFLFKLLLIGDSGVGKTSILFRFSDNKFDGSFISTIGIDFKIRIIEIDGKKIKLQIWDTAGQERFRTITTAYYRGAMGIMLVYDVTKEATFENIKTWIRNTDEHAAADVEKMILGNKCDMNELRQVSKERGEKLAIEHNIKFMETSAVSSINVEDAFYTLARDIKEKMERKLGSMMGAHKAARAQPKPAGPHLHSAEPVRKRTRFTCTLL, encoded by the exons ATGGCGAAATCGTACGATTTTTTGTTTAAGTTGCTTCTCATAGGAGATTCCGGAGTCGGCAAAACGTCTATTTTGTTCAGGTTTTCCGACAACAAGTTCGACGGAAGCTTCATATCGACAATAG GAATCGATTTTAAGATACGGATTATCGAAATTGACGGGAAGAAAATCAAGCTGCAAATATG GGACACGGCTGGTCAGGAGCGCTTCCGCACGATAACGACTGCCTACTACAGGGGGGCAATG GGAATCATGCTCGTTTACGATGTCACAAAGGAAGCCACATTCGAAAACATAAAGACGTGGATCAGGAACACAGACGAG CATGCGGCGGCAGACGTTGAAAAGATGATTCTTGGAAACAAGTGTGACATGAACGAACTCAGACAAGTTTCGAAAGAGCGTGGAGAAAAG TTGGCAATAGAACACAACATCAAGTTCATGGAGACCAGTGCTGTGTCATCAATCAATGTGGAGGACGCCTTCTACACACTTGCAAGAGACATCAAAGAAAAAATGGAGCGAAAG CTGGGTTCCATGATGGGAGCACATAAG GCGGCTCGGGCGCAGCCAAAGCCAGCAGGCCCTCACCTACACTCTGCTGAGCCCGTGCGAAAGAGGACCCGGTTCACGTGCACTCTCCTATGA
- the LOC126531396 gene encoding ras-related protein Rab-8A-like isoform X2 encodes MAKSYDFLFKLLLIGDSGVGKTSILFRFSDNKFDGSFISTIGIDFKIRIIEIDGKKIKLQIWDTAGQERFRTITTAYYRGAMGIMLVYDVTKEATFENIKTWIRNTDEHAAADVEKMILGNKCDMNELRQVSKERGEKLAIEHNIKFMETSAVSSINVEDAFYTLARDIKEKMERKVLGSMMGAHKAARAQPKPAGPHLHSAEPVRKRTRFTCTLL; translated from the exons ATGGCGAAATCGTACGATTTTTTGTTTAAGTTGCTTCTCATAGGAGATTCCGGAGTCGGCAAAACGTCTATTTTGTTCAGGTTTTCCGACAACAAGTTCGACGGAAGCTTCATATCGACAATAG GAATCGATTTTAAGATACGGATTATCGAAATTGACGGGAAGAAAATCAAGCTGCAAATATG GGACACGGCTGGTCAGGAGCGCTTCCGCACGATAACGACTGCCTACTACAGGGGGGCAATG GGAATCATGCTCGTTTACGATGTCACAAAGGAAGCCACATTCGAAAACATAAAGACGTGGATCAGGAACACAGACGAG CATGCGGCGGCAGACGTTGAAAAGATGATTCTTGGAAACAAGTGTGACATGAACGAACTCAGACAAGTTTCGAAAGAGCGTGGAGAAAAG TTGGCAATAGAACACAACATCAAGTTCATGGAGACCAGTGCTGTGTCATCAATCAATGTGGAGGACGCCTTCTACACACTTGCAAGAGACATCAAAGAAAAAATGGAGCGAAAGGTG CTGGGTTCCATGATGGGAGCACATAAG GCGGCTCGGGCGCAGCCAAAGCCAGCAGGCCCTCACCTACACTCTGCTGAGCCCGTGCGAAAGAGGACCCGGTTCACGTGCACTCTCCTATGA